From a single Granulicella aggregans genomic region:
- a CDS encoding S53 family peptidase: MTLGKLFCCTLLLSSSAMHGSALSAPSRTDGVTVTNNHPRFSSSVKALGPVEPDTQVEVSIWLKPHNQEDLDFVARDLYDPKSANYRRWLTPAEFARRYAPTAVEVQTIRDFFTANGLTTVATGPNNFFVRARGTAAAISSAFRVTLNNYEVDGKVIRGNVEDPFVSGKAAPLVASISGLDNMEYTHPIAQQTTINSIPMTVLPPTSPKEGARKTIGSIPPSASASGTSLAFNNRCFVGQTSQTFTTSGTLPQATYAGNEYTASASGCGYTPTDIRTAYNLNGLYAEGFDGTGQTIVIVDWCGSPNVLSDTNAFSSQFNLPQLTSSNFSITYTPTPSYCEAPSAEINMDVQWAHAVAPGAKIALVVPPSASFQDLDQGLFYAVNYQLGNVISGSYGSEEIFTPSTVLQTEEFITETAAVMGISTNFSTGDSGDYTNDMPWAFPSSVSSPAASPYATAVGGVSVVLGANSTLAYQWGWGTNENVLAQQGKVTTPPAGNGYFNFGSGGGASSFFLKPSFQAKLPGTSRQLPDVSWIGDPFTGVYIAISQSGSLPALQYQVYAGTSLACPMFSALWAIANQAAGVPLGQAAPYLYTMPASTITDILPMSFKSNVGGTVQTSTGTTAYTADQIAAPLEGTTSYVSALWDYPMLPNTAVLLTFGTDTSLATAKGWDNVTGVGVPNAKNFVEFFGH, translated from the coding sequence ATGACCCTGGGGAAGCTTTTCTGCTGCACTCTTCTGCTCTCAAGTTCGGCGATGCACGGTTCCGCCCTATCTGCTCCATCCCGCACCGACGGTGTAACGGTAACAAATAACCACCCTCGATTCTCTTCGTCAGTTAAGGCCCTTGGCCCCGTAGAACCCGACACCCAGGTAGAGGTCTCGATCTGGCTGAAACCCCACAACCAGGAAGATTTGGATTTCGTAGCAAGAGACCTGTACGACCCAAAGTCAGCAAACTATCGACGTTGGCTGACGCCGGCAGAGTTCGCCAGGCGATATGCTCCCACCGCCGTTGAAGTTCAGACAATTCGCGACTTTTTCACGGCCAATGGACTGACCACAGTGGCCACCGGGCCGAATAACTTCTTCGTGCGGGCCCGCGGAACCGCCGCAGCCATCTCCAGTGCCTTCCGAGTCACTCTCAATAACTATGAGGTGGATGGAAAGGTCATCCGGGGCAACGTGGAAGATCCTTTTGTCTCCGGCAAGGCCGCGCCCCTGGTGGCCTCGATCTCAGGTCTCGACAACATGGAGTACACCCACCCCATCGCCCAGCAGACCACCATTAACAGCATTCCGATGACGGTGCTTCCGCCGACCTCTCCCAAGGAAGGTGCGCGCAAGACAATTGGCAGCATCCCGCCGTCGGCGTCCGCCTCCGGAACCTCGCTGGCCTTCAACAACCGTTGCTTCGTAGGCCAGACCTCACAGACCTTTACCACCAGCGGAACGCTGCCCCAGGCGACCTACGCCGGCAATGAGTACACGGCTTCGGCGTCCGGATGTGGTTATACGCCGACGGATATCCGCACCGCCTACAACCTCAACGGCCTCTATGCGGAGGGATTTGACGGCACTGGCCAGACCATTGTGATCGTCGACTGGTGCGGCTCGCCGAACGTTCTGAGTGATACCAATGCCTTCTCTTCGCAGTTCAACTTGCCCCAGTTGACCTCCTCGAACTTCAGCATCACCTACACCCCAACACCTTCCTATTGCGAGGCTCCAAGCGCCGAGATCAATATGGACGTACAGTGGGCCCACGCCGTCGCTCCAGGGGCAAAGATTGCGCTCGTAGTTCCTCCCAGCGCGAGCTTCCAGGATCTCGACCAGGGGCTCTTCTACGCGGTGAACTATCAGCTGGGCAACGTCATCTCCGGCAGCTACGGCAGCGAGGAGATCTTCACCCCGTCCACGGTCCTTCAGACCGAGGAGTTCATCACGGAGACTGCGGCCGTTATGGGCATCTCGACGAACTTCTCGACCGGCGACTCCGGCGACTACACCAACGATATGCCCTGGGCCTTCCCGTCCTCGGTCAGCTCTCCGGCTGCTTCTCCCTATGCGACTGCCGTCGGCGGAGTATCTGTTGTCCTGGGTGCGAATAGCACTCTTGCGTACCAGTGGGGATGGGGAACCAACGAGAACGTCCTGGCCCAACAAGGTAAGGTGACGACTCCACCCGCGGGCAATGGCTACTTCAACTTCGGGTCAGGCGGCGGCGCGAGCAGCTTCTTCCTCAAGCCGTCCTTCCAGGCCAAGTTGCCCGGCACCAGCCGGCAGCTCCCGGATGTCTCCTGGATCGGCGATCCGTTCACGGGTGTCTATATCGCCATAAGCCAGTCCGGATCGCTGCCTGCTCTTCAATATCAGGTCTACGCCGGCACCAGCCTTGCGTGCCCCATGTTCTCCGCGCTTTGGGCCATCGCAAACCAGGCAGCCGGTGTCCCTCTGGGTCAGGCTGCACCATATCTGTACACCATGCCAGCCTCGACCATCACCGACATCCTGCCTATGAGCTTCAAGAGCAACGTCGGCGGCACGGTGCAGACCTCGACCGGAACGACGGCCTACACCGCAGATCAGATCGCCGCTCCGCTTGAGGGAACGACATCCTACGTCAGCGCCCTGTGGGACTATCCCATGCTTCCTAACACGGCTGTCCTGCTGACGTTTGGCACGGACACGAGCCTTGCAACCGCGAAGGGATGGGACAACGTGACCGGAGTGGGTGTTCCGAACGCCAAGAACTTCGTCGAGTTCTTCGGTCACTAG
- a CDS encoding NAD-dependent epimerase/dehydratase family protein codes for MSRILITGGSGFFGGILKRRLLAEGHTCHNIDLVADTDSHERLGATQGDIRDYGLLRYLFEHGNFDAVFHCAAQLAHDTIDETMLWTSNVDGTRNIANACREFNVPKLVNISTNCLWASNLGHDVVEGEPPNPVELYGKSKLAAEELLKEYERDLQVVTIRCPTIIDCGRLGLLAILFEFIQDGRKVWVVGEGSNRYQFIYAQDLATACVLTLNYSESDLFHIGSENVVSLGQVYQSVIDAAGTKARVAKLPKAPTIFAMKLAHKLGVSPLGPYHYRMIAEDFIFATGHIRAKLGWAPTLTNEAMMIEAYRYYAEQRAEIHARKDVSAHSKAAPMGIIRLLKWIS; via the coding sequence ATGAGCAGAATACTGATTACCGGTGGCTCCGGCTTCTTCGGAGGCATCCTGAAGCGCAGGCTGTTGGCCGAGGGCCATACCTGTCACAACATCGACCTGGTCGCCGACACGGACAGCCACGAACGGCTTGGCGCGACCCAGGGCGACATCCGCGACTACGGCCTGCTGCGCTACCTCTTCGAGCACGGCAACTTTGACGCCGTCTTCCACTGCGCGGCGCAGCTTGCCCACGACACCATCGATGAGACCATGCTCTGGACTTCGAACGTCGACGGCACGCGAAACATCGCCAATGCCTGCCGCGAGTTCAACGTCCCCAAGCTGGTCAACATTTCGACCAACTGCCTGTGGGCGAGCAACCTCGGCCACGACGTGGTCGAAGGTGAGCCGCCCAATCCCGTCGAGCTCTACGGCAAATCGAAGCTGGCCGCCGAGGAGTTGTTGAAGGAGTATGAGCGCGACCTGCAGGTGGTCACGATCCGCTGCCCGACCATCATCGACTGCGGTCGGCTCGGCCTGCTGGCAATCCTCTTCGAGTTCATCCAGGATGGGCGCAAGGTATGGGTGGTCGGCGAAGGATCGAACCGCTACCAGTTCATCTATGCACAGGATCTGGCCACCGCCTGCGTCCTGACGCTCAACTACTCCGAATCGGACCTCTTCCATATCGGATCGGAGAATGTTGTCTCGCTCGGACAGGTCTACCAGTCTGTGATCGATGCCGCCGGGACCAAGGCACGCGTGGCGAAGCTTCCCAAGGCCCCGACCATCTTCGCGATGAAGCTGGCGCACAAACTGGGAGTCTCACCGCTGGGGCCGTATCACTATCGCATGATCGCCGAAGACTTCATCTTTGCGACGGGCCATATCCGCGCCAAGCTGGGCTGGGCACCCACGCTGACCAACGAAGCGATGATGATCGAGGCGTATCGCTACTACGCGGAGCAGCGCGCGGAGATCCATGCCCGCAAGGATGTTTCGGCGCACTCGAAGGCTGCCCCGATGGGAATCATCCGCCTGCTCAAATGGATCTCGTGA
- the dut gene encoding dUTP diphosphatase yields MHPVIPIRIKKLHAAAKLPKYAHTGPWGDLAADLYAVRAATVEPGATTLVSTGVAIELPSEYGALVEDRSGLAVRGVTTLAGVIDPGYRGELKVVLTNLSATTVEVAAGDRIAQLRLVQRIEAEFLEAEELEEAPRGLGGFGSTGV; encoded by the coding sequence ATGCACCCTGTCATTCCGATCAGAATCAAGAAGCTGCATGCGGCTGCGAAGCTGCCGAAGTACGCACACACCGGCCCGTGGGGAGACCTGGCCGCCGATCTCTATGCCGTCCGAGCCGCAACGGTCGAACCCGGTGCCACCACCCTTGTCAGCACCGGCGTCGCGATCGAGCTTCCTTCGGAGTACGGCGCTCTGGTCGAAGACCGGTCCGGTCTGGCGGTGCGCGGCGTCACGACTCTGGCTGGCGTCATCGACCCCGGATACCGGGGAGAGTTGAAGGTAGTCCTGACTAATCTCTCCGCCACTACTGTCGAAGTCGCGGCAGGTGACCGGATCGCTCAGCTTCGCCTGGTGCAACGGATCGAGGCTGAGTTTCTCGAAGCTGAAGAGTTGGAAGAGGCTCCGCGTGGGCTGGGCGGCTTCGGCAGCACAGGAGTTTAG
- the chrA gene encoding chromate efflux transporter, whose amino-acid sequence MNSNSNSAREVFFTFLRLGCRSFGGPVAHLGYFHAELVQQRRWCSEQEYAETLALAQSLPGPASSQVAFALGLFRGGWMGSLAAWVGFTMPSALLLFGFAWGHAWFSGGIGDRALHGLQLVAVAVVAQAVLTMQRSLASTWGLRLIALAAAGATLLLPSAFTTIAIIGSAAALGSLLQSASQTVNTPASARTETVSAKAGWIAVSAFVILLAVSLLSVALLPAKAAELHILPVFGAFYRTGALVFGGGHVVLPLLERAVVAPGWVDESSFLAGYGVTQAVPGPLFTFAAYLGAVIKDPATGAVPGSLLVRAGMSLLALVAIFMPGLLLMVAALPLWGRLRQHPRLLSALRFVNASVVGILFAALIRPVGTTAIHTWFDGVVALAAFAALIKLNAPPWTVVVAVVLYSVAAGAIRP is encoded by the coding sequence ATGAACTCAAACTCGAATTCCGCGCGGGAGGTGTTCTTCACCTTCCTTCGCCTTGGATGTCGATCGTTTGGTGGTCCGGTCGCCCACCTGGGTTACTTTCATGCTGAACTTGTCCAGCAACGGCGCTGGTGCTCCGAGCAGGAGTACGCGGAGACCCTTGCGCTCGCGCAGTCGCTGCCAGGGCCGGCAAGCAGCCAAGTGGCCTTCGCGCTGGGACTCTTTCGCGGCGGATGGATGGGGTCGCTCGCGGCCTGGGTTGGCTTTACGATGCCGTCGGCGCTGCTGCTCTTCGGTTTTGCGTGGGGGCACGCATGGTTCAGCGGAGGAATAGGCGACCGAGCGCTGCACGGGTTGCAGTTGGTTGCCGTAGCGGTCGTGGCGCAGGCGGTTCTCACGATGCAACGTTCGCTTGCATCCACATGGGGCTTGCGGCTTATTGCGCTCGCTGCCGCCGGGGCGACCCTGCTGTTGCCGTCGGCGTTTACTACGATTGCGATCATCGGCTCCGCCGCAGCTCTCGGATCTCTCCTTCAGTCAGCCTCGCAGACAGTGAACACTCCAGCCTCAGCGCGAACCGAGACGGTCTCGGCTAAAGCCGGATGGATCGCTGTCTCCGCCTTCGTCATCCTGCTCGCCGTCTCCCTGTTGTCCGTCGCTCTGCTGCCCGCGAAGGCGGCGGAGTTGCATATCCTGCCGGTCTTCGGAGCGTTCTATCGCACGGGAGCCCTGGTCTTCGGCGGCGGCCACGTCGTACTGCCTCTGCTGGAGCGAGCTGTCGTGGCTCCCGGCTGGGTGGATGAGTCAAGTTTCCTGGCAGGATATGGCGTGACCCAGGCCGTCCCCGGACCGCTCTTCACCTTTGCGGCGTACCTGGGTGCCGTCATCAAAGATCCTGCGACGGGAGCCGTCCCCGGAAGCCTGCTCGTTCGGGCAGGGATGTCGCTCCTGGCGCTCGTGGCGATCTTTATGCCGGGTCTCTTGCTAATGGTGGCTGCGCTGCCGCTCTGGGGGCGACTGCGCCAGCACCCTCGACTTCTATCGGCGCTCCGCTTCGTGAACGCAAGTGTTGTCGGGATCCTGTTTGCCGCCCTCATCCGCCCGGTCGGGACGACGGCGATTCACACCTGGTTCGATGGGGTGGTTGCGCTTGCGGCGTTTGCCGCGCTCATAAAGTTGAACGCTCCGCCGTGGACCGTCGTCGTTGCGGTCGTTCTGTACAGCGTTGCGGCGGGTGCGATACGCCCCTAA
- a CDS encoding ligand-binding sensor domain-containing diguanylate cyclase, which yields MIAPLRRTREDRLSTPGEIALRWLTRSCDRALRSLGGVLRLLLAVLAVSGLTPLHAEPVHSSSSPVEPLTGDDIFQHLAEGAGLANPVISGFAEDSDGFLWIASQGGLQRWDGYRLWTYKTQLGNSSSLPDDLTQILHTDASGTLFVGTSAGGLASYDRHHERFVRYRASTNGPVPVSVQAIDDDGQGGLWIGSSTGLDRLNKSTATFTHIEPTDDAGTPVNVGSITAVLRSPDGTLWIGTSQGLLRSPAGPRQGLVVERVRVPDTRHDAISVQCLYADVTGTLWVGTDHGIYVVEHAVAQPQPAQTSSVPASQGAIAAYRPPSNRAVPDSLLSSLISTINADGDGGVWIGTQDQGVFIVQPATWAVHHIAHDPTQSTSLTDDWVESIFLSHEGMMWIGSRHGVSYIDTAHKSVATILGGDSPGYTIRDADIYSVFPRRDGSIWLGLSKHGIDILSPSGHRIAEIRSASGTRSAESSNALPDGTVGTMREAPNGGIYIVTQHGLFLAEDTEIAGLNSAGAGKNAIRPFHPRLRRLPIGEAAQGLFDVLPDRDARGHEFLWLGGSNGLWTYDPSGGGPAVPAKLKRPLTDPRIRVLLRGAGDVLWIGTLNGLNRLNVVTGDVDTISADATDPQGLGAGMIATLITDRKGRLWVGTFTGGINVLQGIDAAGKARFHRIIDGLPNDNVDRLLEANDGRIWASTDAGLAVIDPFSFEVQVFSRAEGAYIQTYWDGRGGKAANGDLLFGGSGGLTIVRPSLVKPWTYQPPVVVTSARIGYTDVPLSRFNSGPDEAPIWIPADQNNLTVEFAALDYTSPERNRYEYKMEGFDRDWIAADPTRRLLRYTNLPPGRLTLLLRGSNRDGLWSPARRIRILVLPTWYQKAWFRILAAVAMLFCLFGIFLLATAYMRRQQRELERQVALRTAELEQKTVELKQSQQKLEHMAYTDSLTGLPNRRMFTEHFRRLLALKRRQQGTFALLLMDFDDFKSINDTYGHDAGDAVLKEMAVRMSSVVRESDCLARLGGDEYGLILGQSPDAEATEMVCQKIIESFAEPILFRGAELRTSPSIGVALYPADGKTQDKLYKTADLALYDSKRSGGNSYAWSPGSAPQALLQ from the coding sequence GTGATCGCGCCGCTACGAAGAACACGCGAGGACAGACTGTCAACGCCCGGAGAGATCGCTCTCCGCTGGCTGACGCGGTCCTGCGACCGGGCGCTTCGCTCCCTGGGCGGCGTCCTCCGACTCTTGCTTGCTGTTCTCGCGGTTTCGGGCCTCACTCCGCTGCACGCGGAGCCTGTCCATTCTTCCTCCTCTCCGGTAGAGCCTCTGACCGGAGACGATATCTTTCAGCATCTCGCCGAGGGTGCCGGCCTTGCCAACCCGGTCATCTCCGGTTTCGCCGAGGATAGCGACGGTTTCCTCTGGATCGCAAGCCAGGGTGGGCTCCAGCGATGGGACGGCTACCGTCTTTGGACCTACAAGACACAGCTCGGCAACTCCTCATCCCTGCCTGACGATCTGACACAGATCCTGCACACCGATGCGTCCGGAACCCTGTTCGTCGGCACCAGCGCCGGCGGTCTGGCCAGCTATGACCGGCACCACGAGCGGTTCGTCCGCTACCGGGCCAGCACCAACGGCCCCGTCCCCGTGAGTGTCCAGGCGATCGACGACGACGGTCAGGGCGGTCTGTGGATCGGCAGCAGCACGGGTCTCGATCGCCTGAACAAGTCCACCGCTACCTTCACCCATATCGAGCCCACCGATGACGCTGGAACTCCCGTCAACGTAGGGTCGATCACGGCGGTGCTTCGCTCCCCCGATGGCACCCTCTGGATTGGAACCAGCCAGGGCCTGCTCCGAAGCCCCGCCGGACCACGGCAGGGCCTGGTGGTGGAGCGCGTAAGGGTGCCCGACACCCGGCATGACGCCATCTCGGTCCAGTGCCTCTACGCTGACGTAACTGGAACCTTATGGGTCGGAACGGACCACGGGATCTACGTCGTGGAACATGCTGTGGCGCAGCCCCAACCAGCCCAAACTTCAAGCGTCCCGGCATCCCAGGGCGCGATCGCGGCCTATCGTCCCCCCTCGAACCGGGCCGTCCCGGACTCTTTGCTATCGAGCCTTATCTCCACGATCAACGCGGACGGGGACGGAGGCGTCTGGATCGGCACTCAGGATCAGGGCGTCTTTATCGTCCAGCCCGCGACCTGGGCGGTGCACCATATCGCCCACGACCCCACTCAGTCGACCAGCCTGACGGACGATTGGGTCGAATCCATCTTCCTCAGCCATGAGGGGATGATGTGGATCGGCTCGCGACACGGCGTCAGCTATATCGACACCGCCCACAAGAGCGTTGCCACCATCCTTGGCGGCGACAGTCCCGGCTACACCATCCGCGATGCCGACATTTATTCTGTCTTTCCGCGGCGCGACGGAAGTATCTGGCTTGGTCTCAGCAAGCACGGAATCGATATCCTCTCTCCTTCGGGCCATCGGATCGCCGAGATACGGTCCGCCTCCGGAACCCGGAGTGCGGAGTCCTCGAACGCGTTGCCAGATGGCACCGTAGGCACGATGCGCGAGGCTCCCAACGGCGGCATCTATATCGTGACGCAGCACGGACTCTTTCTCGCCGAAGACACCGAGATCGCCGGACTAAACAGTGCGGGCGCCGGCAAGAATGCTATCCGCCCGTTCCATCCCAGGCTCAGGCGGCTCCCCATCGGCGAGGCCGCGCAGGGGTTGTTCGACGTTCTTCCCGATCGCGATGCGCGAGGGCACGAGTTCCTGTGGCTGGGCGGATCGAATGGACTCTGGACGTATGATCCTTCCGGCGGCGGCCCCGCCGTACCCGCGAAGCTCAAGCGGCCTCTCACCGACCCGAGAATCCGCGTGCTGTTGCGCGGAGCCGGAGATGTGCTCTGGATTGGAACGCTGAATGGCCTCAACCGGCTGAACGTGGTTACAGGCGATGTCGACACGATCTCTGCAGATGCGACCGATCCCCAGGGGCTTGGCGCGGGGATGATCGCGACCCTGATTACCGACCGGAAGGGCCGCCTTTGGGTGGGCACCTTCACCGGGGGAATCAATGTCCTGCAGGGAATCGACGCCGCTGGCAAAGCGAGGTTTCACCGGATCATCGACGGTCTGCCGAACGATAACGTAGATCGCCTGCTGGAGGCCAACGATGGCAGGATCTGGGCGAGTACCGACGCCGGACTTGCGGTCATCGATCCCTTCAGCTTCGAGGTCCAGGTGTTCAGCCGGGCTGAAGGCGCCTACATCCAGACCTACTGGGATGGACGAGGCGGTAAGGCGGCCAATGGCGATCTGCTCTTCGGCGGTTCGGGCGGTCTGACGATAGTCCGTCCCTCGCTGGTCAAGCCATGGACGTACCAGCCTCCAGTCGTCGTCACTTCCGCCCGCATCGGATACACCGACGTTCCGCTGTCACGATTCAACAGCGGACCCGATGAGGCTCCCATTTGGATTCCGGCAGACCAGAACAACCTGACCGTGGAGTTTGCGGCGCTTGACTATACCTCTCCAGAGCGAAACCGCTACGAGTACAAGATGGAAGGGTTCGATCGGGATTGGATCGCAGCCGATCCGACTCGCCGGCTGTTGCGTTACACCAACCTGCCGCCGGGCCGGTTGACCCTGCTGTTGCGCGGTTCCAACCGTGATGGGCTCTGGTCGCCTGCGCGCCGCATCCGGATCCTGGTGCTTCCGACCTGGTATCAGAAAGCCTGGTTCCGAATTCTGGCCGCCGTAGCTATGCTGTTCTGCCTGTTTGGGATCTTCCTGCTGGCGACAGCCTACATGCGACGCCAGCAGCGCGAGTTGGAGCGGCAGGTAGCCCTGCGAACGGCAGAGCTTGAGCAGAAGACCGTGGAGCTGAAGCAGAGTCAGCAGAAGCTCGAGCACATGGCTTACACCGACAGCCTTACCGGCCTGCCCAACCGGCGCATGTTCACCGAACACTTCCGCCGTCTGCTCGCGCTGAAACGCCGCCAGCAGGGAACGTTCGCCCTGCTGCTGATGGACTTCGACGACTTCAAGAGCATCAACGACACGTACGGCCACGACGCCGGCGACGCCGTGCTGAAGGAGATGGCCGTCCGCATGAGTTCCGTTGTTCGCGAGTCCGACTGCCTCGCGCGGCTGGGAGGCGACGAATACGGGCTTATCCTCGGCCAGTCGCCCGATGCCGAGGCCACCGAGATGGTCTGCCAGAAGATCATCGAGAGCTTCGCCGAGCCCATCCTCTTCCGCGGTGCCGAACTCAGGACCTCGCCCAGCATTGGAGTCGCGCTCTATCCCGCCGACGGGAAGACCCAGGACAAGCTCTACAAGACTGCCGACCTCGCGCTTTACGACTCCAAGCGCAGCGGCGGCAACAGCTACGCCTGGAGCCCTGGTTCAGCCCCGCAGGCTCTGCTGCAATAG
- a CDS encoding S10 family peptidase, with product MSKWSRSVGSLVAAAVLTSTVLMASAEDKKSGKDDKKDEKVVVSGTPADKDSALVQDSVTEGSVTLAAGGTVSYRAVAGTLTVGATDQQDAMLGLDGKLLPDSGEKAPDKDKPGDSPATARIFYTAYFKKVAAAENRPVTFLYNGGPGSATMWLHMGSFGPRRVLTTDTEHDAAAPYKIVNNTYTLLDVSDLVFIDAPGTGFSRIFGKDKEKAFWGTDPDAHAFERFIRRFLTKYDRWNSPKYLFGESYGTPRSAVLSADLQNVDLNGIVLLSAILSFDNSIDGPVYNPGVDQAYALGLPTFAATAYYHHKLPTQPAALEPFLAEVEKFALGEYMTALLQGSDLTDAQKQAIAEKLHGYTGLPVAYLLKANLRVSGGQFSKELQTDQDTTTGRLDSRYKGPDIDPLSENADYDPQSNAISSAYTTAINAYMRNDLKFGKDWTYKPGAYTDSDFQWDLRHQAPGGPPVGQGEGGTNVMPDLAYTMKSNPKTKVFLAGGYYDLATPYFEGKYEMHHLPIPAKLQANISYHYYQAGHMIYVNDNVLHQFHDDLAAFIKSTESAH from the coding sequence ATGAGCAAGTGGTCCCGTTCCGTCGGCAGTCTGGTCGCAGCCGCAGTTCTTACGAGCACCGTCCTGATGGCGTCCGCCGAAGACAAGAAGTCCGGCAAGGACGACAAGAAGGATGAGAAGGTTGTGGTCTCGGGAACTCCCGCTGACAAAGACTCGGCCTTGGTTCAGGACTCGGTCACGGAAGGCTCGGTGACGCTTGCCGCCGGTGGAACGGTGAGCTACCGCGCTGTTGCTGGAACTTTGACTGTTGGCGCGACGGATCAACAGGACGCGATGCTCGGCCTCGACGGCAAGCTGCTGCCCGACTCAGGCGAGAAGGCACCCGACAAGGACAAGCCCGGAGACTCACCCGCCACGGCACGCATCTTCTACACGGCGTACTTCAAGAAGGTTGCCGCAGCGGAGAACCGCCCGGTCACTTTTCTCTACAACGGTGGGCCGGGCTCGGCGACGATGTGGCTGCACATGGGCTCCTTCGGCCCGCGCCGCGTCCTCACCACCGACACCGAGCATGACGCCGCCGCGCCCTACAAGATCGTCAATAATACCTACACTTTGCTCGACGTCAGCGACCTGGTCTTTATCGACGCTCCCGGCACGGGCTTCAGCCGCATCTTCGGCAAGGACAAGGAGAAGGCGTTCTGGGGTACCGATCCCGACGCGCACGCCTTCGAGCGCTTTATCCGCCGCTTCCTGACGAAGTACGATCGCTGGAACTCGCCCAAGTATCTCTTTGGCGAGAGCTATGGAACTCCGCGCTCGGCCGTGCTGAGCGCCGACCTGCAGAACGTCGACTTGAACGGCATCGTTCTGCTCTCCGCCATCCTGAGCTTCGATAACTCCATCGACGGCCCCGTGTACAACCCCGGTGTCGACCAGGCTTATGCGCTCGGCCTGCCCACCTTCGCCGCCACAGCGTACTACCACCACAAGCTGCCCACGCAGCCGGCGGCGCTCGAGCCCTTCCTGGCTGAAGTCGAGAAGTTCGCGCTTGGCGAGTACATGACCGCACTGCTGCAAGGCTCCGATCTCACCGACGCGCAAAAGCAGGCGATCGCGGAAAAGCTGCACGGCTACACCGGTCTGCCCGTGGCGTACCTGCTGAAGGCAAATCTTCGCGTGTCGGGCGGCCAGTTCTCGAAGGAGCTCCAGACCGACCAGGACACCACGACCGGCCGGCTCGACTCGCGCTACAAAGGCCCGGACATCGACCCGCTGAGCGAAAACGCCGACTACGACCCCCAGAGCAACGCCATCAGCTCCGCTTACACGACGGCCATCAACGCCTATATGCGGAACGACCTGAAGTTCGGCAAGGACTGGACGTACAAGCCGGGTGCGTACACGGACTCCGACTTCCAATGGGACCTCCGCCACCAGGCGCCCGGTGGGCCTCCGGTCGGCCAGGGTGAGGGCGGAACGAACGTCATGCCCGACCTCGCCTACACGATGAAGTCCAACCCGAAGACGAAGGTCTTCCTGGCGGGCGGCTACTACGATCTCGCCACGCCCTACTTCGAAGGCAAGTACGAGATGCACCACCTGCCCATCCCGGCGAAGCTGCAGGCCAATATCAGCTACCACTACTACCAGGCGGGGCATATGATCTACGTCAATGACAACGTCCTCCACCAGTTCCACGACGATCTTGCCGCCTTCATCAAGTCGACTGAATCAGCACATTGA
- a CDS encoding DUF4112 domain-containing protein translates to MPPSSSRLNQHIDLLAHLLDDWFRIPGTSVRFGVAGIIGLIPGVGDILGGVVSCVIVLAAWLNGVPNVTIARMVANVAIEVVVGMIPFVGDVFDIAFKANRRNYALLSGSLQLVPRDTTRDWLFFAAIGVFMLALTMIPVFLMAKLISMMVLAGMRR, encoded by the coding sequence TTGCCGCCTTCATCAAGTCGACTGAATCAGCACATTGATCTGCTGGCTCACCTGCTCGATGACTGGTTCAGGATTCCGGGGACGTCGGTTCGCTTCGGGGTCGCTGGAATCATTGGCCTGATCCCGGGCGTGGGCGACATCCTTGGCGGGGTAGTCTCCTGCGTCATTGTGCTGGCGGCGTGGCTTAACGGGGTGCCGAACGTCACCATCGCCCGGATGGTGGCGAACGTCGCCATCGAAGTCGTGGTCGGGATGATTCCCTTCGTCGGCGACGTGTTCGACATTGCCTTCAAGGCCAACCGGCGGAACTATGCCCTGCTTTCGGGAAGCCTGCAACTGGTTCCACGCGACACCACCCGCGACTGGCTGTTCTTCGCCGCAATCGGTGTCTTCATGCTGGCGCTGACGATGATTCCGGTGTTCCTGATGGCCAAGCTGATCAGCATGATGGTGCTGGCTGGAATGCGTCGCTAG